The following proteins come from a genomic window of Nautilia profundicola AmH:
- a CDS encoding putative Se/S carrier-like protein: protein MAEIKYLPAGIRLHLKEIIYKFTDDLSTYYYFHFEDIPTGLKAEKILKQYNIKSIPTPDEIFEDCGVSILTKEKEKIKEILKKENIDFEIWIYENGFKKIEGNIENKSCKI, encoded by the coding sequence ATGGCGGAAATTAAATATTTACCAGCGGGAATAAGACTACATTTAAAAGAAATAATTTACAAATTTACAGATGATTTAAGCACTTATTATTATTTTCATTTTGAAGATATACCGACTGGACTTAAAGCGGAAAAAATTTTAAAACAATATAATATAAAATCAATACCTACTCCTGATGAGATATTTGAAGACTGTGGAGTATCTATTCTTACAAAAGAAAAAGAAAAAATAAAAGAGATACTGAAAAAAGAAAATATTGATTTTGAAATCTGGATTTATGAAAACGGTTTTAAAAAAATAGAAGGAAATATTGAAAATAAATCTTGTAAGATTTAA
- a CDS encoding MarR family winged helix-turn-helix transcriptional regulator encodes MQYNKETSVGYALTTTLNLLRKNFNREIKNFDLSSEQYGVLKLVSEAKKLTPTQISELLNRDKATITRIIKSLGSKKLIKKENINNRSFYIKLTKNGKDMLQKADEIALKYHKMIMEKVGEEDIKHMLETLKKIREIF; translated from the coding sequence ATGCAATATAATAAAGAAACATCAGTAGGTTATGCATTAACTACTACTTTAAATTTGCTTAGGAAAAATTTCAATAGAGAAATTAAGAATTTCGATTTAAGTTCTGAACAATATGGAGTTTTAAAGTTGGTTTCTGAAGCAAAAAAACTCACTCCTACACAAATTTCCGAACTTTTAAATAGAGATAAAGCTACTATAACAAGAATTATAAAATCGCTTGGCAGCAAAAAATTGATAAAAAAAGAAAATATAAATAATAGATCTTTTTATATTAAATTAACCAAAAACGGAAAAGATATGCTTCAAAAAGCAGATGAAATTGCTCTAAAATACCATAAAATGATAATGGAAAAAGTAGGTGAAGAAGATATAAAACATATGTTGGAAACATTAAAAAAAATAAGAGAAATATTTTAA
- the tpx gene encoding thiol peroxidase — MPTLTKLKGNDVALYGNQVNVGDSAPVVTLPNSGLEEVTIGGAQDKAQLIVAVPSLDTPVCAMETTKFNNQAANVEGATVYVVSMDLPFAAKRFCSTEGIENLQVLSDFRDKCFSAAYGTLIAEGPLRGLSARAIFVIGKDGKVVYKELVEEITAEPDYEAALAALKEAAAK; from the coding sequence ATGCCAACATTAACAAAATTAAAAGGTAACGACGTAGCGTTATACGGAAATCAAGTAAACGTAGGTGACAGTGCACCTGTTGTAACATTACCAAACAGCGGTTTAGAAGAAGTAACTATTGGTGGAGCTCAGGATAAAGCTCAGCTTATTGTTGCAGTACCAAGTCTTGATACACCTGTATGTGCAATGGAGACAACAAAATTCAACAATCAGGCTGCTAACGTAGAAGGTGCTACTGTATATGTGGTATCTATGGATTTACCGTTTGCAGCAAAAAGATTCTGTTCAACTGAAGGAATTGAAAACCTACAGGTACTTAGTGACTTCAGAGATAAATGTTTCTCAGCTGCATACGGAACTTTAATTGCAGAAGGACCGCTTAGAGGACTAAGTGCGAGAGCAATTTTTGTAATTGGAAAAGACGGAAAAGTTGTTTACAAAGAATTGGTAGAAGAAATTACTGCTGAGCCTGATTATGAAGCTGCACTTGCTGCTTTAAAAGAAGCGGCAGCTAAATAA
- the dapF gene encoding diaminopimelate epimerase yields the protein MVVSKYSASGNDFVIFHAFLKKDRSEIAKILCDRQNGVGADGLIVILPHEQYDFEWQFYNADGSEAEMCGNGSRAAAHYAYVNELAPKKMQFLTIAGVIEAEVDGDIVESQLTEHKIIKEVGEWKLFDTGVPHLVKIDDINSFNIEEARKLRYEHNANVNVAEVKDGNLYVRTYERGVEDETLACGTGMCASFLFAREQGLVGNEVTVYPKSGEELHIKLKNNRLYFKGKVKNTFITTFNVT from the coding sequence ATGGTAGTGAGCAAATATAGTGCGAGTGGAAATGATTTTGTTATATTTCACGCATTTTTGAAAAAAGACAGGAGCGAAATAGCTAAGATTTTATGTGACAGACAAAACGGAGTAGGTGCTGACGGACTTATCGTTATACTTCCTCATGAACAATATGATTTTGAATGGCAGTTTTACAATGCTGACGGAAGTGAAGCAGAAATGTGTGGTAACGGGAGCAGGGCGGCCGCTCATTATGCATATGTTAACGAATTGGCTCCAAAAAAAATGCAATTTTTGACAATTGCAGGAGTTATTGAAGCTGAGGTTGACGGTGATATTGTTGAGTCGCAGTTAACCGAACATAAAATAATCAAAGAAGTAGGGGAATGGAAACTGTTTGATACCGGAGTTCCACATTTAGTGAAAATTGATGATATTAATAGTTTTAATATCGAAGAAGCCAGAAAACTAAGATATGAACATAATGCAAACGTAAACGTTGCCGAAGTAAAAGACGGTAATTTATACGTACGTACATATGAAAGAGGTGTTGAGGATGAGACACTTGCCTGCGGTACCGGAATGTGTGCGAGTTTTCTTTTTGCGCGTGAACAGGGATTAGTGGGTAATGAAGTAACAGTTTACCCTAAAAGCGGCGAAGAACTTCATATAAAACTTAAAAACAACAGACTTTATTTCAAAGGTAAAGTAAAAAACACTTTTATCACTACATTTAACGTTACATAA